A region from the Gossypium hirsutum isolate 1008001.06 chromosome A08, Gossypium_hirsutum_v2.1, whole genome shotgun sequence genome encodes:
- the LOC107893571 gene encoding uncharacterized protein, with the protein MESTEGEGSLEPEIQFTEIETTAKCLDGSLIFHVVKDTIGFILYMHQQIPSILQDITLEFDLMHTEYKELEVDLSKTELKASLRRKHIGRMREVKQGIRKMEKFMSTISSLQTALQLLISQIPNIHEVFLVLGTSPIRPQHVYQLCFSHANPAPFAEANFIKGKTAEGLSRKAIRALISKDAGSSSYLGHTKLFLMVKAPTSLNLPLHFLPKRDFRYSKKIVPFRLRFKCRAQGLKIDEDHSSLPGRSTGIDSSNDLIWFQCRHAIKGIAFKTPEEE; encoded by the exons ATGGAATCGACGGAAGGAGAAGGAAGCTTAGAGCCGGAGATACAGTTCACGGAGATCGAGACGACGGCCAAGTGCTTGGACGGCTCCCTCATCTTCCATGTCGTCAAGGACACCATCGGTTTCATTCTCTACATGCATCAGCAAATCCCTTC CATTTTGCAGGATATCACTCTTGAATTCGACTTAATGCATACTGAATACAAAGAATTG GAGGTGGATCTTTCAAAAACTGAGTTGAAGGCATCTTTGCGACGAAAGCACATTGGCAGAATGAGAGAGGTTAAGCAAGGGATCAGAAAGATGGAAAAGTTTATGAGTACAATTTCAAGTCTTCAAACTGCGTTGCAATTGTTAATAAGTCAAATCCCTAACATTCATGAGGTTTTTTTGGTCCTTGGTACAAGTCCAATTCGGCCTCAGCATGTTTATCAGTTGTGTTTTTCGCATGCAAATCCTGCTCCGTTTGCTGAAGCTAATTTCATCAAAGGCAAAACAGCAGAAGGGCTTTCAAGGAAG GCTATTAGGGCATTGATTTCGAAAGATGCAGGTTCCAGTTCCTATCTAG GCCATACAAAGTTGTTTCTGATGGTTAAAGCTCCCACCTCACTCAATCTGCCCTTGCATTTTCTTCCAAAACGTGACTTCAGATACAGTAAAAAG ATTGTGCCCTTCAGGTTACGGTTTAAATGCAGAGCCCAAGGTTTGAAAATTGATGAGGATCACAGTTCACTGCCTGGCAGATCAACAGGGATAGATTCTTCAAATGATCTAATCTG GTTTCAGTGTCGGCATGCAATAAAAGGCATAGCATTCAAGACACCAGAAGAAGAATGA